The Haloplanus sp. CK5-1 genome segment GCCAATCCATCGGACGAGGCCGCCGTACGAGAGCAGTGGCAGCGCAATAAGTGAAGTAAACGCCGACGATAGTCGGATTGATTCGGGACCTTCGACGACGATATACACCGATCCAGCGATCACGAGGCCGATTCCCAGCGCAGCGAGGAGTGAAGTGATCCCGAACGAATCTCGGAACATGAGGCCTATAATAGCAAACGAGAGGCCAATAAGGACGATACTTGACTCGGGGAGTGAGGGGGCGTTGCTGTTCTTTAGGAGGGCATCCATGAACTGTCTTGCATCGTGAATCAGTTAAATTCCTGTCGTTCAGTACGCACACTAAACAGCTGATTCGACAGAACGCGTCTGGAACAAGTGAAGCGCTGTGCTGGCTGTATTCTCTCCGGAGCACCCGGTTTCTATCAGCTGTCGAAGATTTTAACAGAGCAACGGTTACGATCCCAAGCAAAGACGGAAATCGGCCGTAAACTGCAACACTTCACGTGTTCCGTGGATCGATAGTAGTTCGCAACGATTAGGCGGTCCCCTCTCGAATGCGAGGATATCATGCCCTCCAAGACTGACGATATCGCCATCCAGGCGACCGATCTCCGGAAGACGTACGGTTCCGAGGTCGCCCTCGATAGCGTCTCGCTCTCGATTCCGACGGAAACGGTCTACGGATTCCTCGGACCGAACGGTGCGGGGAAGACCACCACGATGCGACTGTTGACTGGACTGTCCCGTCCGACAGCCGGAACAGTCGGCATCCGTGGCGTCGCCGTCGACGACCGACGCGACATCGCGTCGCTCGTCGGGTATCTCCCCGAAACCCCGCCGCTGTACGAGGAGTTCAGCGCCCGCGAACAGCTCGAGTACGTCGCCGACCTGCGTGATCTTCCACGACCCACCGCCCGCGACCGAATCGACGAGTATCTCGACCGGTTCGAGTTGGCCGACGACGCCGACCGGCGTATTAGCGGCTACTCGAAAGGGATGAAGCAGAAAACCGCGTTCATCCAGAGCGTGATTCACGACCCAGCCGTCTTGTTCTTGGACGAACCGACGTCGGGACTCGATCCGCGCGCCGCCCGCCGGATCCGTGACTCGATCACCGAGTTCGCGGACGCCGGTACGACCGTCTTCCTCTCGACGCACATCCTTCCGGTCGTCGAAGCGGTCGCCGACGAGGTCGGTGTCCTCTTCGATGGACACCTCGTCGCCGAGGGCACGCCTGCGGAGTTACGATCCCGCGCGGAGACCGGCGAGAGCGGGACACTGGAAGACGCGTTTCTCGCGGTGACCAGCGAGAGCACCACGGAGACGGTGGCGGAGACAGAATGAGCGTTCGACGCGATATTCGCCACGGAGCGCGTATCGGACGCGCCGAGTTCGTCCGGAGCGTTCGACGACAGGTCAAGAACAAGCGACGACTTCTCGGACTGATCTTCGCAGTCCTCTTTTTCGGCGGCAATCTCTTCTTCGTCCTTCCGACGGCGTACGTCCTCGGACGGACGGCACGATCGATCGCGACGATTCCGTATCTCGCGCCTGCTGCAACGGTACTGCCGGCCGGGATTCTCGTTCTCGCACTCCTTCGAACGTTGGAACGGATCGGTAGCAGTGACACGGAAGATCTGTTGTTGACGACGGTCCACCCCCGAGCGGTCGTCGTCGGACTCATCGTAGCGGAGGTCGGTCGCGTTACGGTGTGGTTCGGTCTCCCCATCGGTGCGGTACTCTTCACGTTCGCGCTCGGGGTCGGGTCACTCTCACTCCCGCTAGCGGTTGGACTCCTCTTGCTCCCGATCGTTTGCTGGGCTGCCATCTGGGGCTACGCCGGTGGTTTGGCTCTCCTGCGCGTGTTCCGACGCATCCCCACCGTTCACCGCGCTCTGAAAGTCGGAGGTGTCGTCGCGATGCTCGGTCTGATCGTCGCATCCCAGTTCGTCGGGCAGTACGTCGTGGAGAAGGGGGTCTCGATACGCGGGATTCTCGATGGACTCACGTTCGCGCCGTTGACGGACTACGTTGCGCTGGCGTTCGTGGGGACACGACTCGAACAACCGACATCGGCGGCGGCACTCGGGGTGCTCGGAGCCACGCTTGCCACGACACCGGTCGGCTTCGCAGTCGCAACGCGACAGGCATCGGCACTGTGGTTCACCGACAAGCCACAGTCCAGCGGGTCGACAAGGGAGCCCACATCCACCGGCGGATTCCGAGCACCACCTCCGTTCGCGTGGCGAAAATCCGGGCGTATCGCGTGGGGACTACTGCTTCGCGGTGTTCGGAACCCTGGAGAGCTCGGTCACCTCGTGATGATTCTGTTTTTGATCGGACCGCTGGGCACGACGGTCGTCCAGTCGTCGGGCGACACACTCGGACCGCTCGTTGCCGGGACGGGTGTGGGGATCGGAACGTATCTTGCGGGTGCAACCTTCGGACTGAACCCGCTCGGGGACGACCGCCCACAGTTGCCACTTCTCTTGCTCACCACGACGGACACTCGGACCGTGGTGTGGGGACGCGTCGTCGCTGGCCTCGCCGTCGGGATACCGATTGCCGTGCTTGTTTCTCTCGCTTCGATACCGCTTGGGACGTCGCCGGTGTCTGCCATCGTATTCGCCGCCGTCGGTGCCGGGATGTGTCTTGGGGCAGCGCTGTTTGCCGTGGGAATCGGGACACTGTACCCGATCTACGAAGAGCGTGAATTCTGGGGGACCGAGACAGTCGTTCCCTCGACGCTCGTAATGATGGGATACACGCTCGTCGTTGGCGGTGGAACGACTATCGGACTGATTACGACGTGGTACACTCTCACCGGTCACGTCGCCGTAACACCCGTGTTGAGCGTCGGTGTGGGTGTGTATCTCCTAGTGACGATCGGGACGTCGTATGGATCATATCGGTACGCACTGCGGCGATATCGTCGATACGCTCTCGATTGAGACTATTTAAACAACACCCAAGTTACAATTGCGGCGTGCAAGATACAGGAGTTGTAGTCAGCACAGCAGCTACCTTCGTTCCACACACAGTTCGCCGAATCAGCTGACCAGTCCGGGTACTGCGCTATTTCGTCATCGAATCACCTCCGGTGTCGAAGACGAGCTGGCACTCTGGCCGTCAAGCAACAGGGATATTACTGTCCGGAGTATACATACGAAGATGACACCCTCCACCGAGCAACAGCCGGCTGATAAGGCGACTCTCTACTGTCCCGAGTGCGGTCATGAAAGCTGCATCAACGGCGACTGGATGATTCGCGTTCTCGCCGACTCAACGACCTACGCGTGTCCCAAATGTGAAACGACGATAGAGTCCCGCCGGAATCGACACGCGCTGACTGAAGGGAGTGATGGAGCGTTTCACTTCGCTTCCGACGACTGACCTGCGAGTTGTAACTCCCGTACTCACCTCGCAGTTGAAAGTGGGCCGACACGTCGCTCCGAGTCGAGTTATCACCTGCCGAATCACGGAGCCAGTTTGCTACTCGTCGTGGTTCAGGGCCAAGTACCTGCCTGTTCACCAGCGTCGATGATTCGCTGAAGTGCAACGACGTACGCAGCAGTTCGGAGCGACGGTAGTTCGCGTGATTCGTAGACCTCAACGAGGTTCCAGAATTGGTCGACGATGGTCGTATCGAGCTGCTCGTTGACGCGCTCTTCGGGCCAGTAGAATCGTTGGCGGTTCTGGACCCACTCGAAGTAAGAAACGATGACACCGCCCGCGTTTGCTAGAATGTCCGGGATTACGAGGACATCGTCGTCCTGTAGAACGTCGTCTGCGGTCGGGGTGATCGGACCGTTTGCAGCCTCGGATACGATGTCGGCCGCGATGTCGTGAGCGAGTGATTCGTCTATCGCGTTTTCTAGGGCTGCAGGAATCAACAAATTGACGTCCAGCGTCAACAGTTGGTCGTTTGAGAGTGTTTCGTCGGCATCAGGATATCCGACGACACTCCCAGTTTCACGTTTGAATTCCTTGACAGCAACTGGGTCAAACGAATCTTCTGCGTAAATACCACCACTAGAGTCCGAAACGGCCACCACGTCAGCCCCCATCTCGTAGATGAATTTCGCCGCGATCCAGCCTGCGTTACCGAACCCTTGGACAGCAACTGTTGCTCCTTCGAGACTCTTATCGAGGTAGTCGAACGCCTCACGCGCTGCGACGACCGTCGACCGACCCGTCGCCTCGACTCGTCCCTCACTCCCACCACTGGAGATGTCTTTCCCAGTAATGACGCCTGGTTCGGTCGTATTTTCCAGTGTCTCGTAGGTATCTTTGATCCAGTTCATCTCTCGCTGTCCCGTATTGACATCTGGTGCAGGAATGTCCCGGTCTGTGCCGATAAACGGAGTCAGTTCGACTGCGAATGCTCGGGTGATTCGCTCGAGTTCGGACTCGGAGTAATCGCTGGGGTCGACGACGATTCCCCCCTTACCGCCACCGAGCGGTAGATCGGTCGTCGCTGTCTTGTAGGCCATCCAGCCCGATAGCGCTTTGACCTCGTCACGCGTCACCTGTGGATGATAGCGGATACCGCCCTTGTACGGACCGCGGTCACCGTTGAACTGGGACCGGTACGCGCGAAACACCTCCGTCGAACCGTCGTCCATCTCGACAGAGAGATTCGTTTCCAACACTCGTTCGGGGGCCTTCAACCGGTCGATCCGTCCCTGGTCTACATCTAGATATTCTGCCGCCGCTTCAATCTGTGTCCGGAGACTCCGGTACGGATTCACTTCGGCCATACTGGGACCACGGCAACCTAACTACCAAAATCTATCCATCTTCTTCCTAATTTTTCTGAAAGTTTAAATTTAGATGTGTCTACTGCGAGGGCAAAATATCTCGCTCAGCGGTCCTCCTATCTCTGAAGTGTTACACGATCGTCATATTCAGTTAACAAACGGCGATCCGATTCTCGGGTGACTCGTACTGTTGTCTCTGTATCGAGAACGACTGCCTCGCCGGCCCGTCGACTCCCGGTTACGGGCACGTCGATCCGGTCTATATCGGGGAGCAGACAATCACGACGGTCCTGCAGTTCGAGTAGGACTTCTCCATTGGGGAAGTACCAGATTCGCGTGACGGACGGGAAACACGGCATCGATATTGGATTTTTTATATATCTGGTGCCCTTCGATATCTCTCGGAGCTCACGATCACCAGTCATCTTCAATATGTTTCATATTCAGGCAGTTGGGAAATTCACGGCTAGAGGCCGCGGGCTTCGTGTGCCCCGGCGACTCGCCAGAGTGCGACAATATCGAGCTACTACGACTGCCGATTCGTCACCACTTGCTACCTGCTGGTCGTCGAGGATACCCGACGCGTCCGTCCTCGTCGTCATTCGAGTGGTGTCTGTCGGTTACGCATCTCGCCTCCACACTTCGGACAGGGACTCGGATCGTCTTCGGCGACGACGACGGTTCCACAGTCGAAACACTCGTACGGCGTTTCCTCGTCGGGAGTCTGCGTGACGTCTCTCATGGTGATTCACGAGCGCCTCTCGCCGGCCCTCGGTCCACCTCTTGCTACGCAGCGGACACGCGAATAGTGAGCAGTTCAACAACGAACCATTTGCAAACAAAGGGGGTTTGTTATTGAATCCCCGAAGACGCAGCCACCGAGACGTTTCGGTTCTCGAAGAGCACGCCGAACACTTTCCGCTGGACGGCCCGGATATGCTGGTAGAAGGCCGTTGGTGAGATATCAAGAGTCGCCGCGACACTCTCGCCGGTGTTCTCCCGTGGGGACTCGAAGAACCCACTGTAGTAGGCTGTCTGGAGGACTTCCAACTGCCTGTCAGTGAGGTCCGCGAGGAACTCCTCGTAGATATGGTGTTCGGCTGCCTGATCGAGT includes the following:
- a CDS encoding ABC transporter ATP-binding protein yields the protein MPSKTDDIAIQATDLRKTYGSEVALDSVSLSIPTETVYGFLGPNGAGKTTTMRLLTGLSRPTAGTVGIRGVAVDDRRDIASLVGYLPETPPLYEEFSAREQLEYVADLRDLPRPTARDRIDEYLDRFELADDADRRISGYSKGMKQKTAFIQSVIHDPAVLFLDEPTSGLDPRAARRIRDSITEFADAGTTVFLSTHILPVVEAVADEVGVLFDGHLVAEGTPAELRSRAETGESGTLEDAFLAVTSESTTETVAETE
- a CDS encoding rubrerythrin-like domain-containing protein; translated protein: MRDVTQTPDEETPYECFDCGTVVVAEDDPSPCPKCGGEMRNRQTPLE
- a CDS encoding Glu/Leu/Phe/Val dehydrogenase, which translates into the protein MAEVNPYRSLRTQIEAAAEYLDVDQGRIDRLKAPERVLETNLSVEMDDGSTEVFRAYRSQFNGDRGPYKGGIRYHPQVTRDEVKALSGWMAYKTATTDLPLGGGKGGIVVDPSDYSESELERITRAFAVELTPFIGTDRDIPAPDVNTGQREMNWIKDTYETLENTTEPGVITGKDISSGGSEGRVEATGRSTVVAAREAFDYLDKSLEGATVAVQGFGNAGWIAAKFIYEMGADVVAVSDSSGGIYAEDSFDPVAVKEFKRETGSVVGYPDADETLSNDQLLTLDVNLLIPAALENAIDESLAHDIAADIVSEAANGPITPTADDVLQDDDVLVIPDILANAGGVIVSYFEWVQNRQRFYWPEERVNEQLDTTIVDQFWNLVEVYESRELPSLRTAAYVVALQRIIDAGEQAGTWP